A window of Streptomyces sp. DG1A-41 contains these coding sequences:
- a CDS encoding metalloregulator ArsR/SmtB family transcription factor produces MAEDVFKALADPTRRRILDELAERDGQSLFEICTRLVAKHGLGLSRQAVSQHLAVLESAGLVVSRREGRYKFHNLNTDPLERVMTRWLKPDAPEDNS; encoded by the coding sequence ATGGCGGAGGACGTCTTCAAGGCGCTGGCCGACCCCACCCGTCGGCGCATCCTGGACGAGCTGGCCGAACGGGACGGCCAGAGCCTGTTCGAGATCTGCACGCGGCTGGTGGCCAAACACGGTCTGGGGCTGTCGCGCCAGGCGGTCAGCCAGCATCTGGCCGTACTGGAATCGGCGGGTCTGGTCGTCTCGCGGCGCGAGGGCCGCTACAAGTTCCACAACCTGAACACCGACCCCCTTGAGCGCGTCATGACCCGATGGCTCAAGCCCGACGCACCGGAGGACAACTCATGA